The Spirochaetaceae bacterium DNA window CGTAACAATATGGCTAATGCTTTAATGATTGGTAGCGCCAAAATGGGTGTGCATTACAGTATTGTAACCCCTAAAAGTTTATTCCCCGAGCCGCAGTTGCTTAAAAAATGTGAAGAAATTGCTAAGGTCAGTGGCGGCAGTATAACGGTTACCGATAGCCTAGACGGTGTTAATGGTGTACACGCCGTTTACACCGATGTATGGGTAAGTATGGGCGAGCCCGATAGTGTATGGGAAGAACGTATTAATTTACTAAAACCTTATCAAGTAAATGCAGCTTTAATGGCTAAAACCGACCCTAAATCGATTTTTTTACACTGTCTTCCGGCCTTTCACGATACCGAAACTGCCATTGGCCGTGATATTGAAAAGAAATTTGGTCTTAAAGAGATGGAAGTTAGCAACGAGGTATTTGAAAGTGAAAAAAGCCTTGTTTTCGATGAGGCCGAAAACCGTATGCATACCATTAAAGCGGTAATGGTGGCCACTTTGGGTAACCAATAATGCATAATTACAAATATAATATTGACAAGTAAAATTTATCTGCTATAATATGATGTTAAGGAGAAGATGTAAATATGGTTGATGTTGCTAAAAAAAAGTTTAAAATGCCTACGGCCTTAGGTATTTTATTTGGTTTAATTGTTGTGGTATGGGCGCTGGGCTGGGTTATCCCCAGCGGCTTTTACGACTACCTCACCCCCGCCGGTGTAGAGCAAGTGCCTACAGGCGGCTATTTGCGCGACTATGTGCAGGCTAACCGAGCTAGGCTGATTGCCGATGGCCTGTTAATTCCTGCCGAAGATATGCCGGCCCTTATTGCCGGCGGCGCTACAGTAAGGGGAATGAGGCTTACCCCCGTTGGCGGCACCTTTACCCATGTAACTGGCCCTCAATTTACGGTGGCTTCGCCTTTTGCCATTTTTACGGCACCTGTTAGGGGTTTTTACGATGCCGTTGGTGTAGCTTTCTTTATTATTGTGGTAGGCGGTTTATTGGGTATTATTAATAAAAGCCGCGCTATAGAGGTAGGCATAGCTCACTTAATGCACGCTATGCGCGACCGCATTTACTTGCTTATTGGTATTTTAATGGTACTGTTTTCGATTGGTGGTTCTACTTATGGTATGGCCGAAGAAACCATTGCCTTTTACCCTATTTTATTGCCTATTATTATTGCTGCCGGTTTTGATGCAATGACGGGTGGTATGATTATTTTGATGGGCGCCGCCGTTGGGGTGCTGGCCAGTACGGTAAACCCTTTTTCTATAGGTGTAGCTAGTGGTATTGGCGGTATAAGTATTGGCAATGGTATTGGCCTTAGGCTTATTATGTGGGTTGTTTTTACCAGCTTTGCTATATTTTATGTTATTAGATATGCCCGTAAAGTTAAGGCTAACCCCGGAGCTTCGGTATTGGCCGATTTAAACAACGAAATTAATGCCCACTTTTTAAACAAAGAAAATCAACAGCAAACCGTTGAAAAAACTACTATAAGGCAAAAATTAATTTTAGCTGTCTTTGCCTTAACTTTTGTGGTAATGATTTATGGTGTTATTCCGTGGAGTGATATGCCCGGTTTCTTGAGCCGTTTACCAGATTTAGGCTGGTGGTTTGCCGAGCTATCGGCTTTATTCTTAGCCTCAGCCATTATTTGCGGTATTATTGCCGGCTTTAAAGAAAGTGAAATTGCTAGTAGCTTTATTACTGGTGCCAGAGATATGATGGGTGTTGTTATTATGGTAGGTGTGGCGCGCGGTATTTCGATATTAATGACCGATGCGATGATTACCGATACCATTTTATCGGCCACCGAAATTGTTGCCGGTTGGCCAAGCGTATTTTACATAAATGCCCTTTATTGGCTGTTTATGTTACTTACTTTCTTTGTACCATCATCATCGGGCTTAGCAACCCTCAGTATGCCGCTGGTTATACCAATGACCGAGATGGCCGGCTTTTCGCCCGCTTTAGCTATAACGGCTTTCCAATCGGGTATGGGTATTATTGGTATGATAACACCTACCAGCGCCGTTATTATGGGCGCTCTTATGCTTTCTAAAATACCTTATGAGCGTTACCTAAAGTTTATTTGGAAATATTTATTATGTATATTTATAATGACAACTATCTTGTTGTCGCTAGGTGCAGTTTTTAGTTAAGTAGGACTTACCCTGCATCCGTAGGTGGTGCTTACAAAGCACTACCTATGTCATTTAATATAATAGGAGAATTTATGAAATTTGTTATAGCACTTGGCGGTAACGCCTTGCAAGACGATAAAGGGCCGGCTACCGCCGAAGCTCAGCTAGAGGTAGTAAAAAAGAGTGTGCTGGGCATTGCCGATTTAATAGAGCAAGGCCACACCGTTATGGTTAGCCACGGTAATGGGC harbors:
- a CDS encoding YfcC family protein is translated as MVDVAKKKFKMPTALGILFGLIVVVWALGWVIPSGFYDYLTPAGVEQVPTGGYLRDYVQANRARLIADGLLIPAEDMPALIAGGATVRGMRLTPVGGTFTHVTGPQFTVASPFAIFTAPVRGFYDAVGVAFFIIVVGGLLGIINKSRAIEVGIAHLMHAMRDRIYLLIGILMVLFSIGGSTYGMAEETIAFYPILLPIIIAAGFDAMTGGMIILMGAAVGVLASTVNPFSIGVASGIGGISIGNGIGLRLIMWVVFTSFAIFYVIRYARKVKANPGASVLADLNNEINAHFLNKENQQQTVEKTTIRQKLILAVFALTFVVMIYGVIPWSDMPGFLSRLPDLGWWFAELSALFLASAIICGIIAGFKESEIASSFITGARDMMGVVIMVGVARGISILMTDAMITDTILSATEIVAGWPSVFYINALYWLFMLLTFFVPSSSGLATLSMPLVIPMTEMAGFSPALAITAFQSGMGIIGMITPTSAVIMGALMLSKIPYERYLKFIWKYLLCIFIMTTILLSLGAVFS
- the argF gene encoding ornithine carbamoyltransferase; translation: MAFNLKNRNFLTLMDFSAKEIQYLLDLSRDLKRAKYTGNEVQRLKGKNIALIFEKDSTRTRCAFEVAAYDQGAHVTYLGPSGSQVGKKESMKDTARVLGRMYDGIEYRGFEQKLVEELAQYAGVPVWNGLTNEDHPTQILADFLTIIEHFGRLEGIKLAYVGDGRNNMANALMIGSAKMGVHYSIVTPKSLFPEPQLLKKCEEIAKVSGGSITVTDSLDGVNGVHAVYTDVWVSMGEPDSVWEERINLLKPYQVNAALMAKTDPKSIFLHCLPAFHDTETAIGRDIEKKFGLKEMEVSNEVFESEKSLVFDEAENRMHTIKAVMVATLGNQ